A single genomic interval of Microbulbifer variabilis harbors:
- a CDS encoding RNA polymerase sigma factor, with the protein MNQFLAQVEKRAFTMANYAVGNRDDALDIVQDSMLALVRKYSGRDRAEWRPLFFTILNNRITDWHRRNNKLSRWQLFREKLPANSDELDPAPLEWVDSHNPTPDKVLAGERLLEAIDSAVAKLPLRQQQAFLLRCVEEFDVAETARAMSCSQGSVKTHLSRAMRSLRNHLEAFQLEATQ; encoded by the coding sequence ATGAATCAGTTCCTCGCCCAGGTGGAGAAACGGGCATTCACCATGGCGAATTACGCTGTTGGCAATCGGGATGATGCACTGGATATCGTGCAGGATTCCATGTTGGCGTTGGTGAGGAAATATAGTGGCCGCGATCGGGCCGAGTGGCGGCCGCTGTTTTTCACTATTCTCAATAACCGGATTACCGATTGGCACCGGCGTAACAATAAGCTATCCCGCTGGCAACTATTTCGGGAAAAGCTACCGGCAAACAGCGATGAGCTAGATCCAGCGCCGCTGGAATGGGTCGATAGCCATAATCCCACCCCGGATAAGGTCCTTGCTGGCGAACGCCTATTGGAAGCCATCGATAGTGCTGTGGCCAAGTTGCCCCTGCGCCAACAGCAGGCCTTCCTGCTGCGCTGTGTCGAGGAATTCGATGTTGCCGAGACTGCGCGGGCAATGTCCTGCAGTCAGGGGAGTGTTAAGACCCATTTATCAAGAGCTATGCGCAGTTTGCGCAACCATCTAGAGGCATTCCAACTAGAGGCAACGCAATGA
- a CDS encoding PepSY domain-containing protein produces MKSSRTFIRHFLFLIVLFPGLCAASWQGGPAPQRENFRHEFRWVQDGGVSREKAASIVKRRFGGKILSVSETRKQGQVVYRVKGLSDKSQVYVVFVDKKSGRISR; encoded by the coding sequence GTGAAATCGAGCCGCACTTTTATTCGGCATTTTCTTTTCCTTATCGTTTTGTTTCCCGGTCTATGTGCTGCCTCCTGGCAGGGTGGGCCGGCTCCGCAGAGGGAAAACTTCCGGCATGAGTTCCGCTGGGTACAGGATGGGGGTGTTTCCCGGGAAAAGGCCGCTTCGATTGTGAAACGGCGTTTTGGCGGCAAAATATTATCGGTCTCTGAAACCCGCAAACAAGGCCAGGTGGTCTACCGGGTAAAGGGGCTGTCCGATAAGAGTCAGGTCTATGTAGTTTTTGTGGACAAGAAGAGCGGTAGGATCTCCCGTTAA
- a CDS encoding response regulator transcription factor gives MRALLVEDEVLLRQQLAESLRGAGYTVDEAPDGEEALYLGREYPYDVAVMDLGLPKMDGIQVIQTLRGEDKHFPILILTARGHWQERVAGLEAGGDDYLVKPFHTEELLARLNALVRRSAGFSSPTIKAGPILLDTSSQRVTVNDTELELTSFEYKVLEYLMLHPDEVVSKTTLTEHIYEQDCDRDSNVIEVFIGRLRKKFDAAAQLKPIETLRGRGYRFMAPS, from the coding sequence ATGCGCGCACTATTAGTCGAAGATGAAGTTTTACTGCGCCAGCAGCTGGCAGAATCACTGCGCGGCGCTGGCTATACCGTAGATGAGGCGCCGGATGGAGAAGAAGCGCTCTACCTGGGGCGTGAATATCCTTACGATGTTGCGGTTATGGATCTGGGGCTGCCAAAAATGGATGGCATTCAGGTGATTCAGACACTGCGTGGCGAAGACAAGCATTTCCCTATCCTGATTCTCACCGCTCGCGGCCACTGGCAGGAGCGTGTGGCCGGCTTGGAAGCTGGTGGTGACGACTATCTGGTAAAGCCCTTCCACACCGAGGAGTTACTGGCGAGATTGAATGCGCTGGTGCGGCGCTCCGCCGGGTTTTCTTCACCCACGATCAAAGCGGGCCCGATACTGCTGGATACCAGCTCTCAGCGGGTCACAGTCAACGATACCGAACTGGAGTTGACCTCTTTTGAATACAAGGTGCTCGAATACCTGATGCTGCACCCGGATGAAGTAGTCTCCAAGACCACCCTCACCGAACATATCTATGAACAGGACTGCGACCGGGATAGCAATGTGATCGAAGTGTTTATCGGGCGCCTGCGCAAGAAATTTGATGCGGCGGCACAGCTTAAGCCCATCGAAACCCTGCGTGGCCGCGGATACCGCTTTATGGCTCCCAGTTGA
- a CDS encoding glycine zipper 2TM domain-containing protein yields the protein MQLFKQFIAGAAVAALVALSATAKAGPNGYTDPYGADSYDFARVTEVTPVYTDIQVRNPRTYCRDEPVAYREPASPAGTVVGGLIGAAVGNSLGRGGHHGRYHHHHGQRAGATVAGALVGALVGNQISRANAPTYYATESRCQVVDEFSTQRELVGYDVRYRYNGQVYLTRTDYHPGERIRVRVAVSPAP from the coding sequence GTGCAACTCTTCAAGCAGTTTATCGCTGGCGCGGCAGTCGCCGCGCTGGTGGCCTTGAGTGCTACCGCCAAAGCGGGCCCCAATGGCTACACAGACCCCTACGGTGCGGATAGCTACGACTTTGCCCGCGTCACCGAGGTTACTCCCGTTTACACCGATATTCAGGTCCGTAACCCGCGCACTTACTGCCGGGATGAGCCGGTGGCCTACCGGGAGCCCGCTTCTCCGGCGGGTACTGTGGTTGGCGGGCTGATCGGTGCCGCTGTTGGCAACAGCTTGGGACGTGGCGGTCATCATGGTCGCTATCACCACCATCACGGCCAACGGGCTGGAGCCACTGTTGCGGGCGCACTGGTGGGAGCGCTGGTGGGTAACCAGATCAGTCGGGCCAACGCCCCAACTTATTACGCCACTGAATCTCGTTGCCAGGTTGTCGACGAGTTCAGTACACAGCGGGAATTAGTCGGATACGATGTGCGCTATCGGTATAATGGTCAGGTTTATCTGACTCGTACAGATTACCACCCGGGCGAGAGAATCCGGGTTCGTGTCGCAGTCTCGCCGGCGCCTTGA
- a CDS encoding apolipoprotein A1/A4/E family protein: MKKLIGLSLLTIGLAFPYSLYAQSDESEPHDHGDHVEDRLDQKGDRIEARLDQKGDHVEERLDNKGDRINERLDQRAEQAAANGNDKLAERLDRKGDRIDNRLDQKGEQINERLDNKGAKINNRLDKKGERTDRRMDRRAKARKREEG; this comes from the coding sequence ATGAAAAAACTGATTGGACTCTCGCTGTTGACTATTGGCCTGGCTTTTCCTTACTCCCTTTATGCGCAGAGCGATGAGAGCGAACCGCATGACCACGGTGACCATGTTGAAGATCGTCTCGATCAAAAAGGCGATCGCATAGAGGCGAGATTGGATCAAAAGGGAGATCATGTTGAAGAGCGCCTCGATAACAAGGGTGATCGCATCAATGAACGCTTGGATCAAAGAGCTGAGCAGGCTGCTGCTAATGGCAATGATAAATTGGCTGAGCGACTAGACCGCAAAGGGGACCGTATCGACAACCGGCTTGACCAGAAAGGCGAGCAAATTAACGAACGCTTGGATAACAAGGGTGCAAAAATTAATAACCGGCTAGATAAAAAAGGAGAGCGCACAGATCGCCGTATGGATCGACGTGCCAAGGCCCGCAAGCGTGAAGAGGGATGA
- the wrbA gene encoding NAD(P)H:quinone oxidoreductase: MSPESEAYVLILYYSRSGATARMAAELARGVEASGIAARLRTVPAVSPDTEASLAPVPSEGAPYCTLDDLRQCAGLLMGSPTRFGNMASPLRYFLDQTSDIWLDGSLTGKPAAVFTATGSLHGGQETTLTSMMLPLLHHGMLIAGIPYSEAALMRTSTGGTPYGASHWNKGHTSDLSEDEITLCRALGTRVGQLAQTLAVPAAK, encoded by the coding sequence ATGTCGCCCGAAAGCGAAGCCTATGTGCTGATTCTCTATTACAGCCGCAGCGGCGCCACTGCGCGCATGGCTGCTGAGCTAGCGCGGGGGGTGGAAGCCAGCGGTATCGCCGCGCGACTGCGCACCGTACCCGCAGTGTCTCCCGACACCGAGGCCAGTCTGGCCCCTGTGCCAAGTGAGGGCGCGCCCTACTGCACCCTCGACGACCTGCGTCAGTGTGCAGGCCTGTTGATGGGCAGCCCCACCCGCTTTGGCAATATGGCATCACCGCTGCGCTATTTTCTCGACCAGACCAGCGACATTTGGCTGGATGGCAGCCTCACTGGCAAACCGGCTGCGGTCTTTACCGCCACCGGCAGCCTACACGGTGGGCAAGAGACCACACTTACCTCAATGATGCTGCCACTTCTGCATCACGGCATGTTGATTGCTGGCATCCCCTACTCCGAAGCGGCCCTCATGCGGACCAGTACCGGCGGTACACCCTACGGCGCTTCTCACTGGAATAAAGGGCATACCAGCGACCTGAGCGAAGATGAAATCACCCTGTGCAGGGCGCTCGGTACACGTGTCGGCCAACTGGCCCAGACCCTAGCGGTTCCAGCTGCCAAATAA
- a CDS encoding L-cystine transporter has translation MHIGAFVLLLGFVVLMFGLYRWQRGRDTLAPGVFAGLLLGVAFGALLQLSRNWAVAPGEVLPWIEMLGDSYVNLLYMLVMPLVLTSILVAVVKVSHTQALGKISVSVLGVLLGTTAIAALIGVAMADLFGLSAAGLVEGTREAARVEVLNERIGRVSDLSIPEIITSFIPRNIFLDLTGARSTSVISVVIFAVLLGLAALAVRREFPQEGAAIERFVHVAQVWIMKLVRLVMAFTPYGVMALVAGLIAKSSWADIANLFGFVVASFCAIGLMFLVHGLLLLVNGVNPLHYFTKVWPVLVFAFSSRSSAATIPLNVETQVDELRNSPAIANFSASFGATIGQNGCAGIYPAMLATMVAVPMGINVWDPMWLGTLLAVVVISSFGIAGVGGGATFAALVVLPAMGLPVTIAALLISVEPLIDMARTALNVNGAMTAGTLTQRWLGDEVPGPEVVEG, from the coding sequence ATGCACATCGGCGCTTTTGTTCTGCTTCTCGGTTTTGTGGTTTTAATGTTTGGCTTGTACCGCTGGCAGCGTGGCAGGGACACCCTTGCCCCTGGTGTGTTTGCTGGGCTGTTACTGGGTGTGGCTTTTGGGGCGCTTCTACAGCTATCGCGTAACTGGGCTGTTGCTCCGGGTGAGGTTCTGCCCTGGATTGAGATGTTGGGCGATAGCTATGTAAACCTATTGTATATGTTGGTTATGCCACTCGTACTCACTTCTATTCTGGTGGCAGTGGTAAAAGTGAGTCACACTCAGGCGCTGGGTAAAATTAGTGTGTCGGTGCTGGGGGTTTTACTCGGCACTACTGCAATTGCGGCCCTGATAGGTGTGGCCATGGCCGATTTGTTTGGGCTCTCTGCTGCGGGTCTTGTCGAAGGAACCCGTGAGGCGGCAAGGGTAGAAGTGCTCAATGAGCGAATTGGGCGGGTCAGCGATCTCTCGATTCCCGAAATTATCACCTCTTTTATTCCGCGCAATATTTTCCTGGATTTGACCGGAGCCCGCTCCACCTCTGTAATTTCAGTGGTTATTTTTGCTGTGCTATTGGGGCTTGCGGCCCTGGCTGTACGCCGTGAGTTTCCGCAGGAAGGTGCCGCTATCGAGCGCTTTGTGCATGTCGCACAAGTCTGGATTATGAAGTTGGTGCGTTTGGTTATGGCATTCACGCCCTACGGAGTTATGGCGCTGGTCGCTGGACTGATTGCCAAATCCAGCTGGGCGGATATTGCCAATCTGTTTGGTTTTGTCGTGGCTTCTTTCTGTGCGATAGGCCTAATGTTTTTGGTGCATGGTCTATTGCTGTTGGTAAATGGAGTGAATCCACTGCACTACTTCACCAAGGTCTGGCCGGTGCTGGTGTTTGCCTTTAGCTCCCGTTCCAGTGCCGCCACCATTCCTCTGAATGTGGAAACCCAGGTAGATGAACTGCGCAATTCACCGGCTATTGCCAACTTCTCTGCATCCTTCGGTGCCACTATTGGTCAAAATGGTTGCGCGGGAATTTATCCTGCGATGCTTGCCACCATGGTGGCGGTGCCGATGGGTATTAACGTGTGGGACCCAATGTGGTTGGGCACCCTGTTGGCAGTGGTGGTAATCAGCTCCTTCGGTATTGCTGGAGTGGGTGGTGGGGCAACTTTTGCCGCACTGGTGGTGCTGCCGGCAATGGGTTTGCCAGTTACCATCGCGGCGCTATTGATTTCTGTGGAGCCGCTGATTGATATGGCGCGCACTGCTCTCAATGTGAATGGCGCTATGACGGCGGGTACCTTGACCCAGCGCTGGCTTGGGGATGAGGTGCCCGGTCCAGAGGTCGTAGAAGGATAA
- a CDS encoding TlpA family protein disulfide reductase, protein MKKTLVVTSLFLVSVISACESDSRLHSVSGAPVVTEGKIVLVNYWAEWCKPCREEVPVLNELAQTNSDVVVVGVNFDGLPIPAAIEQAQKLGIEFPLLAQEPDGRWGQPWPEVLPTTLVIGEDGRWIKTLVGPQTAEDLKVAIQ, encoded by the coding sequence ATGAAGAAAACTCTGGTAGTAACCTCTCTATTCTTGGTAAGCGTAATCAGCGCTTGTGAGAGTGACAGCCGTTTGCACTCAGTGAGTGGTGCGCCGGTTGTTACCGAGGGGAAAATAGTCCTGGTCAACTATTGGGCGGAGTGGTGCAAACCCTGTCGGGAAGAAGTGCCGGTACTTAATGAGTTGGCGCAAACCAATAGTGATGTGGTAGTGGTGGGGGTTAATTTTGATGGTTTGCCCATACCTGCAGCAATAGAGCAGGCACAGAAACTGGGCATAGAATTTCCGCTGTTGGCCCAAGAGCCAGATGGCCGCTGGGGGCAACCCTGGCCTGAAGTACTGCCTACAACTTTAGTGATTGGTGAAGATGGTCGCTGGATAAAAACACTGGTTGGCCCTCAGACTGCTGAGGACTTAAAGGTGGCTATCCAGTAA
- a CDS encoding DUF3106 domain-containing protein — MSERRTILCGWLAAVYLSLFVNISQAQDWQSLSDSERRLLQNFETRWSQLSEDRREQLLRGARRWSEMNPEQRQEARQQYKRWQGIPRERRAQLRDSYRRFMDLPEEERQRIREARKRFRQMPPQQRKQLREQWEKDKRGRTENRERRNQRERRRRERQERRRQRREETERT, encoded by the coding sequence ATGAGTGAGCGAAGAACCATATTGTGTGGTTGGCTGGCCGCCGTGTATTTATCGCTCTTTGTGAATATTTCCCAGGCACAGGATTGGCAGAGTCTCAGTGACAGTGAGCGCCGACTTTTACAGAATTTTGAGACGCGCTGGTCACAACTGAGTGAAGATCGACGGGAACAATTGTTACGCGGGGCCAGGCGCTGGAGTGAAATGAACCCCGAGCAGCGCCAAGAAGCGCGTCAACAGTATAAGCGCTGGCAGGGTATACCCAGGGAGCGGCGCGCCCAGTTGCGGGACTCTTATCGCCGCTTTATGGACCTACCCGAGGAGGAGCGTCAGCGTATTCGCGAGGCGCGCAAGCGCTTCCGTCAGATGCCTCCCCAGCAGCGCAAACAGTTGCGGGAACAATGGGAGAAGGATAAGCGCGGCCGTACGGAGAATCGGGAAAGGCGGAACCAGCGGGAACGGCGCCGCAGGGAGAGACAGGAGCGGCGGCGGCAGAGGCGAGAGGAAACGGAGAGAACCTGA
- the arsC gene encoding arsenate reductase (glutaredoxin) (This arsenate reductase requires both glutathione and glutaredoxin to convert arsenate to arsenite, after which the efflux transporter formed by ArsA and ArsB can extrude the arsenite from the cell, providing resistance.), translating to MWTIYHNPRCSKSRQTLQLLQDNGVEPEVILYLQNPPSAEELNQVLQKLGIPARDLLRTGEEPYKQLNLKDGDLDEAQLIKAMVENPILIQRPIVVRDDKATIGRPPENALELL from the coding sequence ATGTGGACGATCTACCACAACCCGCGCTGCTCAAAATCCCGTCAAACCCTGCAATTGCTGCAGGACAACGGTGTGGAACCGGAAGTGATTCTCTACCTGCAAAACCCTCCTTCTGCTGAAGAGCTAAACCAGGTACTGCAAAAACTCGGCATCCCTGCACGCGACCTGTTGCGCACCGGAGAGGAACCCTATAAGCAACTCAACCTGAAAGACGGGGACCTTGACGAAGCTCAGCTAATCAAGGCCATGGTAGAAAATCCCATCCTGATCCAGCGCCCGATCGTAGTAAGAGACGACAAAGCCACGATCGGCCGCCCACCAGAAAATGCCCTGGAGCTACTCTAA
- a CDS encoding DUF2069 domain-containing protein: protein MNDTIQRKLHIALRINWFCYIGLLVLFVVRNLFVEGGSLSLWLIQTVPLLLVLPGLIKQRYRSYLWLCFILLLYITTSIVDVMMPTRGWEDGLMMVLSLILFFSAMMSSRWHRMQ, encoded by the coding sequence GTGAACGACACTATTCAGCGCAAACTACACATTGCGCTCCGTATCAATTGGTTTTGCTATATCGGTCTGCTGGTGCTGTTTGTGGTGCGTAACCTGTTTGTCGAGGGGGGCTCTCTCTCCCTTTGGCTGATTCAGACGGTACCGTTACTGCTGGTGCTGCCGGGCCTGATCAAGCAACGTTATCGCAGTTATCTCTGGCTCTGTTTTATTCTGCTTTTGTACATTACCACCAGCATTGTCGACGTAATGATGCCTACACGAGGCTGGGAGGATGGCCTAATGATGGTTTTGAGCCTTATCCTATTCTTTTCTGCAATGATGAGCAGTCGCTGGCATCGCATGCAGTAA
- the sppA gene encoding signal peptide peptidase SppA, which produces MTDSPQKKGFARGFLAAIGGSITWLRRVFTNIVFLLILLFLGIAIFSKDERLVVPQGAALRVAPHGFLVDELAQPATLPIFLGGNRGPAEVRVKDLVDAIDNAATDKRISSLVLELDHMVGGSLSKLDEIGAALQRFKAADKPIYAVGDNFTQPQYFLASHADKVYLNPMGSVMLTGFGVYRNYYKSALEKLKVNFHVFRVGDYKDFIEPYTRDDMSPASRENNQRWLNELWGEYSEQVTGLRNLPAESIDLFINELPQKLQQHQGSWAEAALANKLVDQLASRIEAMEELKKTIGEDDSKKREYKFIDALAYLRSHKLAEAAKPIRESKKIGLITASGSIVDGQAPTGRIGSESLGKLIQRAREKEVDALVLRIDSGGGSAFASEAIRQELLATREAKIPVVISMGSLAASGGYWIATGGDRIWASPATLTGSIGVFGAFPTFENSLEHIGVYTDGVGTSDLAGSMRLDRALSPAAASILQQGVDNTYARFLRIVAEARGSTPKEVHKIAQGQVWTGRAAKKLGLVDDLGNLSDAIADAAQLAEIEEYDVVEIQRELSPGEKFLRALSDNVDAKIAASLEANLPLGAWLNSVQPVLAPIAELQSYRDPRALYVRCLPCQAP; this is translated from the coding sequence TTGACTGATTCACCCCAGAAAAAAGGGTTTGCCCGAGGCTTTTTAGCTGCGATTGGCGGCTCCATCACTTGGTTACGACGAGTATTCACCAATATCGTCTTCCTGCTGATTTTGCTGTTTCTAGGTATCGCCATTTTCAGCAAGGACGAGCGTTTAGTGGTTCCACAGGGCGCGGCCCTGCGCGTAGCGCCCCATGGCTTTCTTGTGGATGAACTGGCCCAGCCCGCCACTTTACCGATTTTCCTGGGCGGCAACCGCGGCCCCGCAGAGGTGCGCGTCAAAGATCTGGTAGACGCTATCGACAATGCCGCCACGGATAAACGTATCTCCTCACTGGTGCTAGAGCTGGACCACATGGTGGGTGGCAGTCTCAGCAAGCTCGATGAAATAGGCGCTGCTCTACAACGCTTTAAAGCTGCGGACAAACCTATTTACGCTGTGGGTGACAACTTCACCCAACCCCAGTACTTCCTCGCCAGCCACGCAGATAAGGTCTACCTCAATCCTATGGGCTCAGTGATGCTCACCGGCTTCGGTGTTTATCGCAACTATTACAAGAGCGCCCTGGAGAAACTCAAAGTCAACTTCCATGTGTTCCGCGTGGGCGATTACAAAGACTTTATCGAGCCCTACACCCGTGACGATATGTCCCCCGCCTCGCGTGAAAACAACCAGCGCTGGCTGAATGAACTCTGGGGAGAATACAGCGAGCAGGTAACCGGCCTGCGCAACCTGCCCGCCGAGAGCATCGACCTGTTTATCAATGAATTGCCGCAAAAACTGCAACAGCATCAGGGCAGTTGGGCCGAAGCCGCACTGGCCAATAAACTCGTGGACCAGCTCGCCAGCCGCATTGAGGCAATGGAGGAGCTGAAAAAGACCATCGGCGAAGATGATAGTAAAAAGCGCGAGTACAAGTTTATTGACGCCCTCGCCTACTTGCGCAGCCATAAACTTGCCGAGGCAGCCAAGCCTATCCGGGAGTCCAAGAAAATTGGTCTGATTACCGCCAGTGGTTCTATTGTCGACGGCCAGGCACCTACCGGTCGCATCGGCAGTGAAAGTCTCGGCAAATTAATCCAACGCGCCCGAGAAAAAGAAGTGGATGCCCTGGTACTGCGTATCGACAGCGGCGGCGGCTCCGCCTTTGCTTCCGAGGCCATTCGCCAGGAGTTGCTGGCTACCCGTGAAGCAAAAATTCCAGTGGTGATTTCCATGGGCAGTCTCGCCGCTTCCGGTGGCTACTGGATCGCTACTGGCGGCGATCGCATCTGGGCCTCCCCGGCCACGCTCACCGGCTCTATCGGTGTATTTGGCGCCTTCCCGACGTTTGAGAACTCCCTCGAGCATATCGGTGTTTACACCGATGGCGTAGGTACCTCGGACCTGGCCGGCAGTATGCGCCTGGATCGCGCCCTGTCGCCAGCAGCAGCCAGCATTCTGCAGCAAGGGGTGGATAACACCTATGCACGCTTCCTACGTATTGTCGCAGAAGCCCGCGGCAGCACTCCCAAAGAGGTGCACAAAATTGCCCAGGGGCAGGTATGGACCGGCCGCGCCGCCAAGAAATTAGGATTGGTAGACGATCTCGGCAATCTCAGCGACGCCATCGCCGACGCCGCGCAGCTTGCTGAAATCGAAGAATACGACGTAGTAGAGATCCAGCGTGAACTGAGCCCCGGCGAAAAATTCCTGCGCGCTTTGAGCGACAATGTAGACGCGAAAATTGCCGCGAGCCTTGAAGCCAATCTGCCACTCGGCGCCTGGCTAAACAGCGTGCAGCCGGTATTGGCGCCAATCGCCGAGCTGCAGAGTTATCGCGACCCGCGCGCCCTCTATGTGCGCTGCCTGCCCTGCCAAGCGCCCTAA
- a CDS encoding YihY family inner membrane protein, whose protein sequence is MKLKSSVKDWLVQWRRFATSLWSLFVEKNCQKSAAALTYMTLFAIVPLVTVSFAMLSLFPDFAGLQTRLQEQLFSHFVPQSGREVQEYISSFSAQAQRLTGLGIAMLVVTSGLTLRSIEGTFNSIWDVSRGRSGVSSFLLYWAILSLGPILLGAGLAASTFLLSQKLFLGGEEGIGMMAVVLRVLPFIFTTIVFTLLFVAVPNCYVSLRHGIEGGVVTSIAFEIMKYLFGAIVARSSVQAIYGAFAFVPLFLLWIYMMWMLVLAGCVLVRTLSVYRAATQGRQHSDLVATLIVLWQMFKGGWHGKPLRERDISLLGIKFGQWRRLRDVLQAHRVIAQTDGSDYVLLRDLNAVSLMELSSWLNPQWIPSGNTSDLQGFEWYSEVESRFAKARGAAGEQLGITIGSLFTAALEKEQAEASETEIPKYLENEIMEAEGQDDVADNKKNEENSGSNLSILGKRNQRL, encoded by the coding sequence ATGAAATTGAAATCAAGCGTGAAAGACTGGCTCGTTCAATGGCGGCGCTTTGCGACCTCTTTATGGTCTTTATTTGTGGAGAAAAACTGCCAAAAAAGTGCGGCGGCTCTCACTTATATGACTCTGTTCGCCATAGTGCCGCTGGTGACAGTGAGTTTTGCGATGCTGTCGCTGTTCCCGGACTTTGCCGGCCTGCAGACTCGCTTGCAGGAACAGCTTTTTTCCCACTTTGTGCCGCAAAGTGGGCGTGAGGTTCAGGAATATATCAGCAGTTTTTCCGCCCAGGCGCAGCGGCTGACCGGGTTGGGTATTGCCATGCTGGTGGTAACTTCGGGACTTACACTGCGCAGCATTGAGGGCACCTTTAATTCTATCTGGGATGTATCCCGTGGGCGCAGTGGGGTTTCGAGCTTTCTATTGTACTGGGCCATTCTCAGTCTTGGGCCCATCTTATTAGGGGCAGGGCTTGCTGCCAGTACTTTCTTGCTCTCACAGAAGCTGTTTTTAGGTGGGGAAGAGGGTATCGGCATGATGGCTGTGGTGCTGCGAGTGCTGCCTTTTATTTTCACCACGATTGTTTTCACCCTGCTTTTTGTCGCTGTGCCTAACTGCTATGTGTCCCTGCGCCATGGTATTGAGGGAGGGGTGGTCACTTCAATTGCCTTTGAAATCATGAAATACCTGTTTGGTGCCATCGTTGCGCGCAGTTCTGTACAGGCTATTTATGGGGCCTTTGCCTTTGTGCCTTTGTTCCTGTTGTGGATTTATATGATGTGGATGTTGGTACTGGCAGGCTGTGTACTGGTGCGAACCCTTTCTGTGTATCGCGCTGCAACCCAAGGCCGTCAGCATTCAGACCTGGTCGCCACTTTGATTGTCCTCTGGCAAATGTTTAAAGGTGGATGGCATGGCAAACCGTTGCGCGAGCGTGATATTTCATTGCTGGGAATTAAATTTGGCCAGTGGCGCCGCTTGCGGGACGTTTTACAAGCACATCGGGTGATTGCCCAGACCGACGGGAGTGATTATGTCCTACTGCGCGATCTTAATGCCGTATCGCTTATGGAGCTTTCCAGTTGGTTGAATCCTCAGTGGATTCCCAGTGGTAACACAAGCGATTTACAAGGGTTCGAGTGGTACAGCGAAGTGGAGAGTCGTTTTGCCAAGGCGCGCGGGGCTGCCGGGGAACAGCTGGGAATCACAATTGGATCTCTTTTTACCGCAGCCTTAGAAAAGGAGCAGGCCGAAGCCAGTGAAACGGAAATACCAAAATACTTAGAAAATGAAATTATGGAAGCGGAGGGTCAGGATGATGTTGCTGATAATAAAAAAAATGAAGAAAACTCTGGTAGTAACCTCTCTATTCTTGGTAAGCGTAATCAGCGCTTGTGA